One Neodiprion pinetum isolate iyNeoPine1 chromosome 1, iyNeoPine1.2, whole genome shotgun sequence genomic window carries:
- the LOC124210675 gene encoding homeobox protein bagpipe produces the protein MMDDPKKIEASNSPKGSQGSQPTPFSIADILSREISSQEPERRQAASEEVEKLTHPLQGKLLVEYARTTSSHPLTEAEAHLQGTRFPRFPSPELSMARELDILRRNLAQANLTGFGNLQHLGQGSFKHLETLGTIAAYQQSATEARDSAQRQQDEALDMSKSKLFDDVEEDIYDSQSHGQTLQGRKKRSRAAFSHAQVYELERRFAAQKYLSGPERADLARGLKLTETQVKIWFQNRRYKTKRRQQQELGALVNSGSARRVAVRVLVHPDEHLRGVPLPGPGQIPGQHPGAQIHPVNKALSGFPYYCLPYHPLLCPPLHSAQIQSQTSIQDMNQRQREMQLSKNDDEK, from the exons ATGATGGACGATCCGAAAAAAATAGAAGCCTCAAACTCGCCGAAAGGTTCGCAAGGCTCCCAACCGACTCCTTTCAGCATAGCGGATATTTTAAGCCGCGAAATATCCTCCCAGGAACCGGAGAGACGTCAAGCCGCTTCCGAAGAGGTAGAAAAACTGACACATCCTCTTCAGGGTAAACTCCTCGTTGAATACGCGCGCACCACGAGCAGCCACCCTTTGACAGAAGCCGAGGCTCATCTTCAGGGAACCCGGTTTCCAAGATTTCCGTCACCGGAGTTGAGCATGGCTCGCGAGCTCGATATCCTCAGACGAAATTTAGCCCAGGCCAACCTAACCGGCTTCGGGAATCTTCAGCACCTTGGACAGGGGAGCTTCAAGCACTTGGAAACTCTCGGGACGATCGCGGCTTATCAACAGAGCGCCACCGAGGCCAGAGACTCCGCGCAGCGACAACAGGACGAGGCTTTAGATATGAGCAAGAGCAAACTTTTCG ACGACGTCGAGGAAGATATTTACGACTCTCAGTCTCACGGGCAAACACTTCAAGGCAGAAAGAAGAGGAGCAGAGCTGCCTTCTCTCACGCACAGGTATACGAATTGGAACGACGATTCGCGGCGCAAAAATACTTGTCCGGACCGGAAAGAGCCGATCTGGCTCGAGGTCTCAAGCTCACCGAGACCCAAGTCAAAATATGGTTTCAAAACCGAAG GTACAAGACCAAAAGACGCCAGCAGCAGGAACTCGGCGCCCTTGTAAACTCTGGATCCGCACGGCGAGTCGCGGTTCGCGTTCTTGTTCACCCGGACGAGCATCTTCGAGGGGTCCCGCTTCCCGGTCCCGGCCAAATTCCCGGACAGCATCCCGGCGCCCAGATACATCCGGTGAACAAGGCGCTCTCCGGTTTTCCCTACTACTGCCTCCCGTATCACCCCTTGTTGTGCCCACCGCTTCATTCCGCTCAAATACAATCCCAGACCTCGATACAGGATATGAATCAGAGGCAACGAGAGATGCAGCTTTCgaaaaatgacgacgaaaagtaA